The stretch of DNA CCAGGCGATTAATGATCATGCAGCAGATGACGTCCGTGTTTTTGTGGTTGGAAATCCTTGCAACACAAACTGCCTGATTGCTATGCACAGTGCGCCAGATGTTCCTGGTGATCGTTTCTATGCGATGACCATGCTGGATGAATTACGTGCCCGCACCCAGTTGGCTAAAAAAGCGGGTGTGCCGGTAACGGATGTTACGCAAATGACTATTTGGGGTAACCATTCTGCGACACAGTATCCTGATTTTTATAATGCAAAAATTAAAGGCGAGTCAGCGGCCAAAGTCATTAATGATGAAAGCTGGCTCAAAGAAACTTTCGTTTCTACGGTTCAGCAGCGCGGTGCTGCAGTAATCAAAGCCAGAGGCGCGTCTTCAGCTGCGTCTGCGGCCAATGCAATTATTCAGGGTGTGAATCATCTGGTGACCGATACCGTATCTCATGAATCCTTTTCTATGTGCCTTCGTTCAAATGGCGAGTATGGTGTCGATAAAGGCTTAATTTTCTCCTACCCTTGCCGCGTACAGAATGGCAAATTGTCGGTAGTTGAGAATTTGCCTTTAAACGACTACGGACAAGCTAAATTCCAGGCGACTCTTGAAGAATTGCGTCAAGAGAAAGCAGCGGTTAAAGAATTGGGATTGATTAAGGACTAAGCGCTCCAAGTCTTCGATATAGCCCGGTTGATTATAATCGGGCTAATCACTTTTGGAAGCTTAAATAAGTATTTTTATTAATGCCTGAAATGGCGAAAGCCGGTAAATATCATGCTGATGCCTGCGGCATTGGCTACCTCTATAACTTCATTATCCCGGATTGAGCCTCCCGGCTGAATAATGGCGGTAATGCCTGCCTCAATGGCCATTTCCACACTGTCCGCGAAGGGGATGAAAGCATCCGATGCCATGACCGCTTGCCGGCAATCAAACTGGCGCTCTTTGGCTTGCCAGAGGGCTATTCGGGTACTCATTACGCGGCTGGTTTGACCTGCACCAATACCAATGGTGGCATGATGTTTAGCAAGAACTATGGCATTGGATTTCACATGTTTTACTGCCGCCCAGGCAAATAACAGATCTTCTTTCTGCTGCTCGGAGGGGAGCTGTCGGGTAACAATTTTGAATTGTTCTGAGGCGATGGGAAAGCTGTCGTGTTCCTGAATTAATAAGCCGCCTTCCACTCGACGTGAATCCAGTTCGAAACGCTCGGAAGGTGCTATGCCGCCCGTAACCAACACGCGAATATTTGGTTTGCCTGCCAGAATGACTTTGGCTTCAGCGCTAATCGCCGGCGCAATAATGACTTCGGCGAATTGCCGAGAAAGGATATTCTGTGCTGTTTCTGCTTCCAGGCAGCCATTAAAGGCGAGAATACCGCCATAGGCAGAAACCGGATCGCATTCATAGGCCTTAATATAGGCTTGTAACTGGGTTTTAGCCTGCGCAATACCGCAGGGATTCCCATGTTTGACAATCACACAGACAGGCTGTTCTCTGGTAAATGATTTGATGGTATCAAAACCGGCATCTGCATCCAGCAGGTTGTTATAAGATAATTCCTTGCCCTGGATGATTTCAGCCCGAGCCAATGAATGAGGAGATGCTTTTTTTTCCAGGTAGAACGCAGCTTGCTGATGAGGATTCTCCCCATAGCGTAAATTAAAATGTTTGGTAAACTGGCAGGTCAGGGTATCAGGGAAGCCGCTGGGAATTTTATTTTCATTCAGCGTTCCAAAATAATTGGCAATGGCTGCGTCATAGGCGGCTGTATGAGCAAAGGCTTTCTTGGCCAGCTCGAAATTCCAGTGCGCGGGTTTCTTTCCTGCCTTAATATATTCAGAGAGTTTATCGTAATCAGCCGGACTCACGATAACCGAGACATGCGCATGATTTTTGGCAGCGCCTCGTATCATTGACGGGCCGCCGATATCTATATTTTCTATCGCACTGTCAAAATTACACTCCGGATTGCTAATCGTTTGCTCGAAGGGATAAAGATTAACAATAACCAGATCAAAAGCTTTGATTCCATGTTGCTGCAAGACAGGAGAATCTTGTTCTCCTCTGGCCAGGATGCCTGCATGAATCGCGGGATGCAAGGTTTTGACACGCCCATTCATAATTTCAGGAAAGCCAGTGTAATCACTGACATCGGTGACTGCCAAGCCTTGTTCTCGAAGTATTACAGCGGTATTGCCGGTAGCTACCAGTTCGACGCCATATTCATTCAGCAGTTTAGCCAAACTGACGATCCCCTGTTTATCGGAGACACTAAGCAATGCACGTTTTGGAGAAAAAGTTTGCCAGTGTTGTTCAGCCATAAAATACTCCTGTAGCCTTTTTTTCGGAAAATAGTGGAGATTTCAATGAATTATTCATTGCGGATAAATTCCAGCAAACTCCATCCCTCATGATTGTGGGTTTGCAGTAATGCAAAGCGATCCTCGTATTCCTTAACCAGGCCCTCGGCCTGCTCATTCAAAATGCCTGATACCAGCAATCTGCTTTTTGAGTTTAGCAGCTTGTGAAATACATTTTTTAGCTGAAGCAAGGGAGAAAGAAGGATATTGGCTATCATCAGGTCGACCGGTTCAGTCAGCGCGTCCGGTAAACTAATTAACAAGCTCTCGTTAAGTAAATTATTGCTGATCGCGTTATTTTCGGTCGCTTGCAGAGCCTGCGGGTCGATATCTACCGCATAGGCCTTCTTTGCACCCAGTTTAAGCGCTGCCAGTGCCAGGATCCCGGAGCCGCAACCATAGTCTATTATCGTTTTACCGCTGACATCGTTATTTCCCAGCCAATGCAGACAAAGGCTGGTGGTCGCGTGGTTGCCAGTTCCAAAGGCAAGACCTGGATCCAGAATGAGATTCACCGCTTCGGGTTCAGGGGGAGTATGCCAGGAAGGACAAATCCATAAGCGTTTGCCAAACTGCTGGGGTTTAAAATCGTCCATCCAGCTTCGCTCCCAATCCTGATCTGGAAGTGACTCCATATGAGAGTTCAGCATTGGGAAATCGGATTGCAGATTGTTCAATGTCTGCAGCGCCTCGCTCTCTTCTGAAAATAAGGCATTAATGACGACATCGGGCCAGAGAGGGGTTGTGCCTGGCGCTGGTTCCAATACCGGATCATCATTTTTGTCAGTGAGCGTAATGGATAAGGCGCCGGCATTTTCCAAATAGTCATTGAGTAGTTCAATCTGCTCATGCTGACAATTTTCAATTTGTATTTGATACCACACAGCCTTATTCCTTCAACATTTTTTCCAGGTAGTGAATATTGGTTCCACCCTGCATAAAGGCTTTATCACGCAGAATGCGCTGGTGTAATTCAATATTGGTCTTAATCCCGTCAATAATAATTTCATCGAGCGCATTTCGCATTCTCGCGAAGGCTTCTGCCCGGGTTTCCCCATAACTGATAAGCTTTCCAATCATGGAGTCATAATTGGGGGGAACGGTGTAGCTGCTATAGATATGCGAATCAAAGCGAATTCCAGGCCCTCCTGGCTGATGCAGCAGACGAATTGTTCCGGGACAGGGCATGAAGTTTCTGGGATCTTCCGCGTTAATACGGCATTCAACCGCATGGCCTTTCAGCTTAATGTCTTCTTGTTTAAGAGTGAATGGCAAATCGCTGGCGATTTTGATTTGCTCTTTAATCAAATCGATACCGGTGATCATCTCGGTGACCGGATGTTCTACCTGGATACGGGTATTCATTTCGATAAAATAAAAGCAACCGTCCTGATAAAGAAATTCAAAGGTTCCTGCACCGCGGTATTTGAGCTCACGGCAGGCGTTCACTACGCGATCGCCAATTTCCTTGCGAAGGTCTGCTGTAATACCGGGAGCTGGCGCTTCTTCGATCACTTTTTGATGGCGGCGCTGCATAGAGCAGTCACGCTCGCCCAAATGGATAGCATTGCCCTTTCCATCGCCCAGCACCTGAAACTCCACATGGCGAGGATTTTCAAGAAATTTCTCCATGTAGACAATCGGGTTATTGAAGGCCGCTTTCGCTTCACTGCTGGTTAAGGCGATTGCGTTAAGCAGGTTGGCTTCAGAATGAACAACCCGCATGCCTCGTCCGCCGCCTCCGCCTGCGGCTTTAATAATAACTGGATAGCCAATCTGCTTGGCAAGAGACAAGTTTAATTTGTCGTCATCAGTCAGGGGACCATCTGAGCCTGGAACACAGGGCACGCCCGCTTTTTTCATGGCGGCAATTGCAGAAACCTTGTCTCCCATCAGACGAATAGTGTCGCCGCGCGGGCCAATAAAGGTGAAACCGCTTTGCTCAACAATGTCGGCAAAATCGGCATTTTCTGATAAAAATCCATAACCGGGATGGATGGCTACGGCATCAGTAATTTCAGCGGCCGAGATGATAGCCGGAATATTAAGATAGCTTTTTTGAGAGGGAGCAGGACCAATGCACACCGTTTCATCGGCCAGCCGCACATGAAGCAAGTCTTTATCCACATCGGAGTGTACAGCAACCGTTTGAATTCCCAGCTCTTTGCAGGCACGAAGAATTCGCAGGGCAATTTCTCCGCGATTGGCAATTACAATTTTACTAAGCATAAGGACTCCCTTATTCTTCAATCACAAACAAGGGTTGGTCGTATTCAACCGGCTCCCCGTTAGCCACCAGAATATCGACAATTCTGCCTGCCCGATCTGCTTCAATTTCGTTGAACATTTTCATTGCTTCGACGATGCAAAGTGTGTCGCCGGCCTTAACAGTCTGGCCTATCGTAACGAATGCAGGAGCATCAGGAGAGGGAGAGGTATACATCGTGCCGACCATCGGTGATTTGACCCGATGTCCTTTCGCTGTTGTTGTAATGTTCTCCTTGTTTTCCGCAGTAGCCGGCATAGGGCTGGCCTGGTTGGCAGGAGCCGCAACAGGAGGCGGAGCATAACGGACGGCTTGCGGCGCTTCCATCGTATAATGACGGCTTAGGCGCACTGACTCTTCGCCTTCTTTAATTTCTATTTCTGAAATACCGGTTTCTTCCAGTAGTTCGATTAATTTTCTGATTTTGCGGATATCCATTGGTTACTCTCTAAAAATTATTAATTATTCACAATCGCTTGCAATGCAAGGTAATAACTATTGGCACCAAAGCCGCAAATTATACCCTCCGCGATTGAGGACAAAAAAGAATGGTGGCGAAACACTTCGCGTGAATGAATATTACTCAAATGTACTTCAATAAATGGAATGGCTACAGCAGCCAGTGCATCACGAAGAGCAATACTGGTATGGGTTAAGCCGGCGGCATTGATAATTATATGGTTTACCTGTTCATCCGCGGCCTGATGGATTCTGTCAATCAATTCTGACTCGCTGTTGCTTTGAAGACAGACAATTGAGACTTGGGCTTTGCCGGCATCTTCTTGTAAGCGTTGATTGATTTCGTCCAGGGTTGATGTTCCATAAACCTCTGGTTCCCGAGTTCCAAGCCGATTCAAATTGGGGCCATGTAATACCAGAATTTTCTTCATGACTTAGTTAACTTGCAAAAATTGGATGGATTCTGCCTGAAGAATTTAATATTGTCCAGATGCTCGAACATATCGGCATGATACCGGCAAGATTGCTTCTAAATAGATTCAGGGTTTTATCCTTTTACGTTCCAGGTCTTCCTGCTTTGATAATCCGTTCGCGTATTCCCTGCCATTCTACAGTATCAGGAGGCAGTTCGATGGCAATGACTACGGCCTCCGATTTATCAGCACGCCGTAATTGGAAATAAAGCTCATAAGCGAGTTCGCTGGCATCGGCAGGTAATTGATAACTGGCATGAATAGCTGGCAGACTAAGCTTCTCGAAGCATAGGGCGTAGACCGATTGCGATTGGTTTTGAATAAATTGTTTAAGGCTGTATTGGTTATCAAAATAAAAAAGTGTTTTTTCGGGCTGATAGTGTTGCTTTAGCCTGCCTGAAACACGGGTTTCATTTTCTAAAGACAAGGCTTTTGCATTGAGAAAGGTATCCAGTGTTTCTTCATTGATAATGCCTGCTCGTAATAATTGATAACTTTCAGGATGCGTCGCATCAATAATAGTGGATTCAATACCTACTGTCGCTCGACCGCCATCGAGAATAAGCAATGAATCATTGTGGAAGCTGTCCTGGACATGTTCGGCGGTGGTCGGGCTTATTTTTCCAAAAGGATTGGCGGAGGGAGCCACTAATGGAAAGTTCAGGCTATGAAGCAGAGTTTGGGCAATGGGATGAGCCGGGCAGCGTATTGCGACGGTCGACTGACCGCCTGTCACTGATGGGCTGATTTTTCCAGGGCGGACTGAGAACACTAAAGTCAAAGGACCAGGCCAGAATTTCTCCATAAGTTTATACGCATAAGGAGGAATATAACTTACCCATTCCAGCAAATCGCTATCCGATGCCACATGCACTATCAGCGGATGATTTAGGGGTCTGTTTTTCAGTTGATAGATTTTAGCGATAGCTGCTTCATCGCTGGCATTTCCTGCCAGGCCATAAACGGTTTCTGTGGGAATGGCCACAATATCACCCCGGATGAGCTGATGAGCCGCCAAATCAATATCAGTAATAATAGTAGCCATGCCAAGCACGAAAAAAAAGAAAGCGGTATTGTACAGTATAAGAGCAGACAAGTGCAAAAGCCTGATAAGGTATTCTTTAAATAATGGGCGATTAACAGATTAAAAATTAACAATTTAAAATTAAATAAAACTATGGTAGTTTGACTGCTAGC from Legionella quinlivanii encodes:
- the prmA gene encoding 50S ribosomal protein L11 methyltransferase — protein: MWYQIQIENCQHEQIELLNDYLENAGALSITLTDKNDDPVLEPAPGTTPLWPDVVINALFSEESEALQTLNNLQSDFPMLNSHMESLPDQDWERSWMDDFKPQQFGKRLWICPSWHTPPEPEAVNLILDPGLAFGTGNHATTSLCLHWLGNNDVSGKTIIDYGCGSGILALAALKLGAKKAYAVDIDPQALQATENNAISNNLLNESLLISLPDALTEPVDLMIANILLSPLLQLKNVFHKLLNSKSRLLVSGILNEQAEGLVKEYEDRFALLQTHNHEGWSLLEFIRNE
- a CDS encoding L-threonylcarbamoyladenylate synthase; the encoded protein is MATIITDIDLAAHQLIRGDIVAIPTETVYGLAGNASDEAAIAKIYQLKNRPLNHPLIVHVASDSDLLEWVSYIPPYAYKLMEKFWPGPLTLVFSVRPGKISPSVTGGQSTVAIRCPAHPIAQTLLHSLNFPLVAPSANPFGKISPTTAEHVQDSFHNDSLLILDGGRATVGIESTIIDATHPESYQLLRAGIINEETLDTFLNAKALSLENETRVSGRLKQHYQPEKTLFYFDNQYSLKQFIQNQSQSVYALCFEKLSLPAIHASYQLPADASELAYELYFQLRRADKSEAVVIAIELPPDTVEWQGIRERIIKAGRPGT
- the purH gene encoding bifunctional phosphoribosylaminoimidazolecarboxamide formyltransferase/IMP cyclohydrolase codes for the protein MAEQHWQTFSPKRALLSVSDKQGIVSLAKLLNEYGVELVATGNTAVILREQGLAVTDVSDYTGFPEIMNGRVKTLHPAIHAGILARGEQDSPVLQQHGIKAFDLVIVNLYPFEQTISNPECNFDSAIENIDIGGPSMIRGAAKNHAHVSVIVSPADYDKLSEYIKAGKKPAHWNFELAKKAFAHTAAYDAAIANYFGTLNENKIPSGFPDTLTCQFTKHFNLRYGENPHQQAAFYLEKKASPHSLARAEIIQGKELSYNNLLDADAGFDTIKSFTREQPVCVIVKHGNPCGIAQAKTQLQAYIKAYECDPVSAYGGILAFNGCLEAETAQNILSRQFAEVIIAPAISAEAKVILAGKPNIRVLVTGGIAPSERFELDSRRVEGGLLIQEHDSFPIASEQFKIVTRQLPSEQQKEDLLFAWAAVKHVKSNAIVLAKHHATIGIGAGQTSRVMSTRIALWQAKERQFDCRQAVMASDAFIPFADSVEMAIEAGITAIIQPGGSIRDNEVIEVANAAGISMIFTGFRHFRH
- the accB gene encoding acetyl-CoA carboxylase biotin carboxyl carrier protein; its protein translation is MDIRKIRKLIELLEETGISEIEIKEGEESVRLSRHYTMEAPQAVRYAPPPVAAPANQASPMPATAENKENITTTAKGHRVKSPMVGTMYTSPSPDAPAFVTIGQTVKAGDTLCIVEAMKMFNEIEADRAGRIVDILVANGEPVEYDQPLFVIEE
- a CDS encoding malate dehydrogenase is translated as MSNRVRVAVTGAAGQIGYALLFRIASGQMFGPETEVELNLLELEQALPSLEGVAMELDDCAFPLLKRIHCTADLKDGMNGVNWAVLVGAVPRKQGMERSDLLQINGGIFTKQGQAINDHAADDVRVFVVGNPCNTNCLIAMHSAPDVPGDRFYAMTMLDELRARTQLAKKAGVPVTDVTQMTIWGNHSATQYPDFYNAKIKGESAAKVINDESWLKETFVSTVQQRGAAVIKARGASSAASAANAIIQGVNHLVTDTVSHESFSMCLRSNGEYGVDKGLIFSYPCRVQNGKLSVVENLPLNDYGQAKFQATLEELRQEKAAVKELGLIKD
- the accC gene encoding acetyl-CoA carboxylase biotin carboxylase subunit; the protein is MLSKIVIANRGEIALRILRACKELGIQTVAVHSDVDKDLLHVRLADETVCIGPAPSQKSYLNIPAIISAAEITDAVAIHPGYGFLSENADFADIVEQSGFTFIGPRGDTIRLMGDKVSAIAAMKKAGVPCVPGSDGPLTDDDKLNLSLAKQIGYPVIIKAAGGGGGRGMRVVHSEANLLNAIALTSSEAKAAFNNPIVYMEKFLENPRHVEFQVLGDGKGNAIHLGERDCSMQRRHQKVIEEAPAPGITADLRKEIGDRVVNACRELKYRGAGTFEFLYQDGCFYFIEMNTRIQVEHPVTEMITGIDLIKEQIKIASDLPFTLKQEDIKLKGHAVECRINAEDPRNFMPCPGTIRLLHQPGGPGIRFDSHIYSSYTVPPNYDSMIGKLISYGETRAEAFARMRNALDEIIIDGIKTNIELHQRILRDKAFMQGGTNIHYLEKMLKE
- the aroQ gene encoding type II 3-dehydroquinate dehydratase, which gives rise to MKKILVLHGPNLNRLGTREPEVYGTSTLDEINQRLQEDAGKAQVSIVCLQSNSESELIDRIHQAADEQVNHIIINAAGLTHTSIALRDALAAVAIPFIEVHLSNIHSREVFRHHSFLSSIAEGIICGFGANSYYLALQAIVNN